Proteins encoded in a region of the Bradyrhizobium sp. CB3481 genome:
- the dut gene encoding dUTP diphosphatase yields the protein MSESVKVEVCQLPHGEGLALPAYQSAHAAGLDLLAAVPADTPLILSPGKHAMVPTGLTIALPRGFEAQVRPRSGLAAKHGVTVLNSPGTVDADYRGEINVLLINHGDAPFPIRRGERIAQMVIAPVVQAELVQVASLSSTARGSGGFGSTGR from the coding sequence GTGAGCGAAAGCGTGAAAGTCGAGGTCTGCCAACTGCCGCATGGCGAAGGCCTCGCCTTGCCGGCCTATCAGAGCGCTCACGCCGCCGGGCTCGATCTGCTCGCCGCCGTTCCCGCTGATACGCCGCTGATCCTGTCGCCCGGAAAGCACGCGATGGTGCCGACCGGCCTCACGATCGCGCTGCCCAGGGGTTTTGAGGCGCAGGTGCGGCCGCGCTCCGGGCTTGCCGCCAAGCACGGCGTCACGGTGCTGAACTCGCCGGGCACGGTGGACGCCGATTACCGCGGCGAGATCAACGTGCTCTTGATCAATCATGGCGATGCACCGTTCCCGATCCGGCGCGGCGAACGCATCGCGCAGATGGTGATCGCGCCGGTCGTGCAGGCAGAGCTCGTTCAGGTCGCATCGCTGTCATCGACGGCACGCGGCAGCGGCGGTTTTGGCTCGACCGGGCGCTGA
- a CDS encoding PAS domain-containing sensor histidine kinase, translated as MSGVAAAMRRTLLSCTSLARHGMIALATLSASPEPAAAAELSIGQTISTLFNLNHQEFAALTTALSLLGFTVLAAILLMRTRIRATQTELNLRQDITDLQAQADRLRALLFAEPQVLIAWAAGDNRPQISGDTSLLISQDALASSPQRILAFGTWLPPEPALQMDHAVDALREVGEGFLLNLSTSNGRAIEAMGRAIGGQAIVRIRELGGLRRELAESNLRYRTLLEETELLRNFAAAAPWPIWAKSAEGNLRYANTAYVRATEGRSVADTIHRNLELLENDQRAEMNRVLNDNASFSARLPIVVGGERRIYDIQTLKLSGGTAGIAIDAGEAAQLRDAMERMVEAHRRTLDQLSSGVAVFDGQRRLAFYNESYRRLWGLDQAFLDSNPDDSSVLDRLRAARKLPEQPDFRAWKAKLHEAYRAVEPATYTWFLPDGRALSVVTTPNLEGGVTYLFDNVTESLDLARRYDRLTRVQHETLDNLAEAVAVFGSNGRVELFNPAFAKMWKLPAESLKEQPHIETVEAWCKPLFDDALTWRALREAITGIENRAQVALKLERKDGSVLDCMTMPLPDGATLLTFQDITDTENVERALRERNEALEAADQMKVDFVHHVSYELRAPLTTIIGFAHFLSDPSTGPLTPKQAEYLDYVTKSTNALLALTNNILDLATIDAGAMKLELGPVNIEKAIQAAAEGIQDRLATDRIELKIDIDPNIGNFTGDERRVVQVLYNLLANAVGFSPHDAAVTISARRTEHRVIFTVSDCGPGIPAEVKDKVFDWFESHSHGSRHRGAGLGLSLVRSFVELHGGKVRVDSVVGKGTSVTCDFPVDQNAHRNAAE; from the coding sequence ATGTCGGGCGTAGCCGCTGCGATGCGTCGAACCCTGCTGTCGTGCACCTCACTGGCGCGCCACGGCATGATTGCGCTCGCCACCCTCTCCGCATCGCCGGAACCCGCCGCGGCGGCCGAGCTGTCGATCGGGCAGACGATTTCGACCCTATTCAACCTCAATCACCAGGAATTCGCGGCGCTGACAACGGCGCTATCGCTGCTCGGCTTCACCGTGCTGGCCGCGATCCTGCTGATGCGAACCCGCATTCGGGCCACCCAAACGGAACTCAACCTCCGCCAAGACATCACCGACCTGCAGGCGCAGGCCGACCGGCTCCGCGCGCTGCTGTTCGCCGAGCCCCAGGTCCTGATCGCCTGGGCCGCCGGCGACAACCGGCCCCAGATCAGCGGCGATACCTCGCTCCTGATCTCGCAGGACGCGCTGGCGAGTTCGCCGCAGCGGATCCTGGCCTTTGGAACCTGGCTGCCGCCGGAACCGGCGCTGCAGATGGATCATGCGGTCGACGCACTGCGCGAGGTCGGCGAGGGCTTTCTGCTCAATCTTTCGACCTCCAACGGCCGCGCCATCGAGGCGATGGGCCGCGCCATCGGCGGCCAAGCCATTGTCAGGATTCGCGAACTCGGCGGCTTGCGCCGCGAGCTTGCCGAATCCAATCTCCGCTACAGGACCCTGCTGGAGGAGACCGAGCTGTTGCGCAACTTCGCCGCCGCGGCGCCATGGCCGATCTGGGCCAAGAGCGCCGAAGGCAATCTGCGTTACGCCAACACGGCCTATGTCCGCGCGACAGAGGGCAGGAGCGTCGCGGATACGATCCACCGCAACCTCGAACTGCTCGAGAACGATCAGCGCGCCGAGATGAACCGGGTGCTGAACGATAATGCCAGCTTCAGCGCGCGGCTGCCGATCGTGGTCGGCGGCGAGCGGCGCATTTACGACATTCAGACGCTCAAGCTCAGCGGCGGCACTGCCGGTATCGCCATCGACGCCGGCGAGGCCGCGCAGTTGCGTGATGCCATGGAGCGGATGGTGGAAGCCCATCGCCGTACCCTCGACCAATTGTCATCAGGGGTCGCCGTGTTCGACGGCCAGCGCCGGCTCGCGTTCTACAACGAGTCCTACCGGCGGCTTTGGGGCCTCGATCAGGCTTTCCTCGATTCCAATCCCGACGATTCAAGCGTGCTCGACCGGCTGCGGGCGGCGCGCAAGCTGCCCGAACAGCCCGACTTCCGCGCCTGGAAGGCCAAGCTGCACGAGGCCTACCGCGCCGTCGAACCGGCGACCTACACCTGGTTCCTGCCGGACGGCCGCGCGCTGAGCGTCGTCACCACACCGAACCTCGAAGGCGGCGTCACCTACCTGTTCGACAATGTCACCGAGAGCCTCGATCTCGCGCGCCGCTACGACCGCCTGACCCGGGTGCAGCACGAAACGCTCGACAATCTGGCCGAAGCCGTCGCGGTGTTCGGCAGCAACGGCCGCGTCGAGCTGTTCAATCCGGCTTTCGCCAAGATGTGGAAGCTACCGGCGGAATCGCTCAAAGAGCAGCCGCACATCGAGACCGTGGAAGCCTGGTGCAAGCCGCTGTTCGACGACGCGCTGACCTGGCGAGCGCTGCGCGAGGCCATCACGGGTATAGAAAACCGGGCGCAGGTGGCGCTCAAGCTCGAGCGCAAGGACGGCAGCGTGCTTGACTGCATGACCATGCCGCTGCCCGACGGCGCGACGCTGCTGACCTTCCAGGACATCACCGACACCGAAAATGTCGAGCGGGCGTTGCGCGAGCGCAACGAGGCGCTCGAGGCCGCCGACCAGATGAAGGTGGATTTCGTCCACCACGTGTCATACGAGCTGCGCGCGCCGCTCACCACCATCATCGGCTTTGCGCATTTCCTCAGCGATCCCTCGACCGGCCCGCTAACGCCGAAGCAGGCCGAGTATCTCGACTACGTCACCAAATCGACCAACGCGCTGCTGGCGCTCACCAACAACATCCTCGATCTCGCCACCATCGACGCCGGCGCCATGAAGCTCGAGCTGGGCCCGGTCAACATCGAGAAGGCGATCCAGGCCGCCGCCGAAGGCATTCAGGACCGCCTAGCCACCGACCGCATCGAGCTCAAGATCGACATCGATCCCAATATCGGCAACTTCACCGGCGACGAGCGGCGCGTCGTGCAGGTGCTCTATAATCTGCTCGCCAACGCCGTCGGCTTCTCGCCGCACGATGCAGCGGTCACGATCAGCGCGCGGCGGACCGAGCATCGCGTGATCTTCACCGTCAGCGATTGCGGCCCCGGCATTCCGGCCGAGGTGAAAGACAAGGTGTTCGACTGGTTCGAAAGCCACTCGCACGGCTCGCGGCACCGCGGCGCCGGCCTCGGCCTGTCACTGGTACGCTCCTTCGTCGAGCTGCATGGCGGCAAGGTGCGGGTCGATTCCGTGGTCGGCAAGGGCACCTCCGTCACCTGCGACTTCCCGGTCGACCAGAACGCGCATCGCAACGCCGCCGAATGA
- the tsaE gene encoding tRNA (adenosine(37)-N6)-threonylcarbamoyltransferase complex ATPase subunit type 1 TsaE has protein sequence MTEPATFTVALANETATAHLMADLALLVSPGDVITLSGDLGAGKTAAARAMIRYLAGDPTLEVPSPTFTLAQSYEQPFPIVHADLYRINDASELEEIGLSPLPEGALALIEWPERAPDALPENRIDIAFSHRPALGSTARAAEITGHGKAAVQVARLEALRKLLVQAGFLTAERERMPGDASTRSYARLVGKDGTSILMNSPRRPDGPAIYDGKSYSAAVHLAEDVKPFVAIDNGLRAHGFSAPAIRHADIDAGFLITEDFGSAAVVEGDPPQPIVECYEAATDMLAELHRKPLPETVPLAPQLTYDIPVYGIDAWLVEMGLMLEWYLPDRGAEVSQERRDEFVTMWRTLLEKPAAAPRTWVMRDFHSPNIIWLAERTGILRVGIIDFQDAVLGPAAYDLVSLLQDARIDVPEQLELALLTRYIKARRATDSEFDPASFAELYAIMSAQRNTRLLGTFARLNRRDGKPQYLRHQPRIWTYLNRSLAHPALAAFRTWYAANVPPPVP, from the coding sequence ATGACCGAACCTGCGACATTTACGGTGGCGCTCGCGAACGAGACGGCCACCGCGCATCTGATGGCCGACCTCGCGCTGCTGGTCAGTCCGGGCGACGTGATCACGCTCTCGGGCGATCTCGGCGCCGGCAAGACCGCGGCGGCGCGCGCGATGATCCGCTATCTCGCCGGCGATCCCACGCTGGAAGTGCCGAGCCCGACCTTCACGCTGGCGCAGAGCTACGAGCAGCCGTTTCCGATTGTCCACGCCGACCTCTACCGCATCAATGATGCGAGCGAACTGGAGGAAATCGGGTTGTCGCCGCTGCCGGAGGGCGCGCTGGCGCTGATCGAATGGCCGGAGCGTGCGCCGGATGCACTGCCCGAAAATCGCATCGACATCGCCTTCAGCCACCGTCCCGCGCTCGGCTCCACCGCACGCGCCGCCGAAATCACCGGCCATGGCAAGGCGGCCGTGCAGGTGGCGCGGCTCGAGGCGTTGCGCAAACTTCTCGTTCAAGCCGGCTTCCTCACCGCCGAACGCGAGCGCATGCCCGGCGATGCCTCGACGCGCTCCTACGCACGGCTGGTCGGCAAGGACGGCACATCGATCCTGATGAACTCGCCGCGCCGCCCGGACGGGCCGGCGATCTATGACGGGAAATCCTACAGCGCGGCTGTGCATCTCGCCGAGGACGTCAAGCCGTTCGTCGCCATCGACAATGGCCTGCGTGCGCACGGCTTCTCGGCGCCGGCGATCCGCCATGCCGACATCGACGCCGGCTTCCTGATAACAGAGGATTTCGGGAGCGCCGCCGTTGTCGAGGGCGATCCGCCGCAGCCGATCGTGGAATGCTACGAAGCCGCCACCGACATGCTGGCGGAGCTGCATCGCAAGCCGCTGCCCGAAACAGTGCCGCTGGCGCCGCAGCTCACCTACGATATCCCGGTCTATGGTATCGATGCATGGCTGGTCGAGATGGGCTTGATGCTCGAATGGTATCTGCCGGATCGCGGCGCGGAAGTGAGCCAAGAGCGGCGCGACGAGTTCGTCACGATGTGGCGGACGCTACTGGAGAAGCCGGCGGCGGCGCCGCGCACCTGGGTGATGCGGGACTTTCACTCGCCCAACATCATCTGGCTCGCCGAGCGCACGGGGATCCTGCGCGTCGGCATCATCGACTTCCAGGACGCCGTGCTGGGGCCTGCTGCCTACGATCTGGTGTCGCTGTTGCAGGATGCGCGGATCGACGTGCCCGAACAGCTCGAGCTGGCGCTTCTGACCCGCTACATCAAGGCGCGCCGCGCAACCGATAGCGAATTCGATCCGGCCAGCTTTGCCGAGCTCTACGCCATCATGTCGGCGCAGCGGAATACGCGCCTGCTCGGCACCTTTGCCCGGCTCAACCGGCGCGACGGCAAGCCGCAATATCTGCGCCACCAGCCGCGGATCTGGACCTATCTGAACCGCTCGCTGGCCCATCCGGCGCTGGCGGCGTTTCGCACATGGTACGCCGCCAACGTACCGCCGCCGGTTCCCTGA
- a CDS encoding PilZ domain-containing protein — protein MAGAERRRGDRVVFERGFAAHMMGIDGTWRRDCVMEDVSETGAKLTVEGSVEGLHLKEFFLLLSSTGLAYRRCELAWVNGDQIGVNFLRQGDKKKKAAKRGAEDANA, from the coding sequence ATGGCGGGAGCGGAACGGCGCCGGGGAGATCGGGTCGTATTTGAGCGCGGCTTTGCGGCGCACATGATGGGCATCGATGGCACCTGGCGGCGCGACTGCGTGATGGAGGACGTCTCCGAGACCGGCGCCAAGCTGACGGTCGAAGGCTCGGTCGAAGGCCTGCACCTGAAGGAATTCTTCCTGCTGCTGTCGTCCACGGGCCTCGCCTATCGCCGCTGCGAACTGGCCTGGGTCAATGGTGACCAGATCGGCGTCAACTTCCTGAGGCAGGGTGACAAGAAAAAGAAGGCGGCCAAGCGCGGGGCCGAGGACGCCAACGCCTGA
- a CDS encoding nucleotidyltransferase family protein, giving the protein MPVTPTKAMVLAAGLGLRMRPLTDHMPKPLVRVAGQPLLDHVLDKLAGAGVSEAVVNVHYLPDQIIEHTASRTWPRVIISDERDEVLGTGGAVVKALPLLGKEPFFHLNADTMWIDGVRPNLMRLAEAFDPARMDILLLMAPTTSSIGYAGRGDYGMLPDGALRKRREHQVVPFVYAGAAIMSPALFTDAPAGEFSLTKMFDRANEQERLFGLRLDGVWMHVGTPDAVQAAEEAFLESVA; this is encoded by the coding sequence ATGCCCGTTACGCCCACCAAAGCCATGGTCCTTGCCGCCGGTCTCGGTCTGCGCATGCGCCCCCTGACCGACCACATGCCAAAACCGCTGGTGCGCGTCGCCGGTCAGCCGCTGCTCGACCACGTGCTGGACAAGCTCGCCGGCGCCGGCGTCAGCGAGGCCGTGGTCAACGTGCATTATCTGCCCGACCAGATCATTGAGCATACCGCGAGCCGGACCTGGCCCCGCGTCATCATCTCCGACGAGCGCGACGAGGTGCTCGGCACCGGCGGCGCGGTGGTGAAGGCACTGCCGCTGCTCGGCAAGGAGCCGTTCTTCCATCTCAACGCCGACACGATGTGGATCGATGGCGTGCGGCCCAATCTGATGCGCCTTGCGGAGGCCTTCGATCCGGCGCGGATGGACATCCTGCTGTTGATGGCGCCGACCACGAGCAGCATCGGCTATGCCGGCCGCGGCGACTACGGAATGCTGCCAGACGGCGCGCTGCGCAAGCGCAGGGAACACCAAGTGGTGCCGTTCGTCTATGCCGGCGCCGCGATCATGTCGCCCGCGCTGTTTACCGATGCACCCGCCGGCGAATTCTCGCTGACCAAGATGTTCGATCGCGCCAATGAGCAGGAGCGCCTGTTTGGGCTGCGGCTCGACGGCGTCTGGATGCATGTCGGAACCCCCGACGCGGTGCAGGCCGCGGAAGAGGCGTTTTTGGAGAGCGTGGCGTAG
- the addB gene encoding double-strand break repair protein AddB translates to MRVFSVPLSVPLLRTVIAALIDGRLVEGFETRKDPLNLARATLYLPTRRAGRLAREIFLDELKTDAAILPRIVALGDIDEDELAFAEGAEQFSGVAPLDIPPRLGELERRLTLAHLVAAWAKTPVSAPLVVGGPASTLALAGDLARLMDDMVTRGVAWEALDRLVPDQFDKYWQHSLEFLRIARKAWPEHLKEIGRIEPAERRDRLIEAEAARLTAHHEGPVVAAGSTGSMPATAKFLNAVARLKQGAVVLPGLDTDLDEESWQAIGGERDAQGKFVTQPSSNHPQFAMHGLLDRFGIKRSDVEILGLPAPHGREMLMSETMRPSAATEQWHDRLAQADVAAKIAGGMEKLTVVEAPSSEMEALAIAVAMREARHLGKSAALVTPDRALARRVMAALTRWNLAFNDSGGDALMDTPSGVFARLASEAATKGLEPPTLLALLKHPLFRLGGAHGAFKRAVEVLELALLRGTRPQAGTAGLARDFGRFRVELKKLRSHETSSLHAAEPRAKLRDEELDQAQALIALLQKALEPLEIMGSSKPFDFAELAQRHRETLIALSSDQNGVVAVFEDAQGAALAAAFDDLLAEQKPSGLMVQPGDYPDVFQTAYADRIVRRPELANAQLQIYGQLEARLTESDRVILGGLVEGVWPPAPRVDPWLSRPMRHELGLDLPERRIGLSAHDFAQLLGTEDVILTHAAKVGGAPAVASRFLHRLEAVAGEARWDEAKKAGEKYVRFAEELDQPDDVKPIEQPAPKPPVATRPTKLSVTAIEDWLRDPYTIYAKYILHLDPLDPVDMPLSAADRGSAIHDALGEFTQEFADALPPQPALVLRRIGEKYFAPLMERPEARALWWPRFQRIAAWFADWELARRDNIEKIAAEIRGEIKIPLDGERIFTLSARADRIEQRHDGRFAILDYKTGQPPTGKQVRMGLSPQLTLEAAILREGGFENIHAGSSVGELVYVRLSGNNPPGEQRTLELKIRNNDTPQPPDEAADYALEQLEALIRKFEIEETAYTSLNLSMWSNRYGAYDDLARIKEWSAAGGLGIEEW, encoded by the coding sequence ATGCGCGTTTTCAGTGTTCCCCTTTCCGTGCCGTTGCTGCGCACCGTCATTGCGGCGCTGATTGACGGCCGGCTGGTCGAGGGGTTCGAGACGCGGAAGGACCCGCTCAATCTGGCGCGCGCCACGCTCTATCTGCCGACCCGGCGCGCCGGGCGACTGGCGCGGGAAATCTTTCTCGACGAACTGAAGACCGATGCTGCGATCCTGCCGCGCATCGTCGCGCTCGGCGACATCGACGAGGACGAACTGGCGTTTGCGGAAGGCGCCGAGCAATTCAGCGGCGTAGCCCCGCTCGACATTCCGCCGCGGCTCGGCGAGCTGGAGCGGCGGCTGACGCTGGCGCATCTGGTGGCGGCATGGGCAAAGACCCCGGTGTCGGCGCCGCTGGTGGTCGGCGGCCCAGCCTCGACGCTAGCGCTGGCCGGCGACCTGGCGCGGCTGATGGACGATATGGTGACGCGCGGCGTTGCCTGGGAAGCGCTCGACAGGCTGGTGCCCGACCAGTTCGATAAATACTGGCAGCACTCGCTGGAGTTTCTGCGCATCGCGCGCAAGGCATGGCCGGAGCACTTGAAAGAAATCGGCCGGATCGAACCCGCCGAGCGGCGCGACCGCCTGATCGAGGCGGAAGCCGCGCGGCTGACCGCGCATCACGAGGGGCCGGTGGTGGCGGCGGGCTCGACCGGCTCGATGCCGGCGACTGCAAAATTTCTCAACGCCGTGGCCCGCCTGAAGCAGGGTGCGGTGGTGCTGCCTGGCCTCGACACCGATCTCGACGAAGAATCCTGGCAGGCGATCGGCGGCGAGCGGGACGCGCAGGGCAAGTTCGTCACCCAACCCTCCTCCAACCATCCGCAATTTGCGATGCATGGCCTCTTGGACCGGTTCGGCATCAAGCGCAGCGACGTCGAGATCCTCGGACTACCGGCGCCGCATGGGCGCGAGATGCTGATGTCGGAGACGATGCGGCCGTCGGCCGCGACCGAGCAATGGCATGACCGGCTGGCGCAGGCAGATGTTGCAGCAAAGATTGCCGGCGGCATGGAGAAGCTTACCGTCGTCGAAGCGCCGAGCTCGGAGATGGAGGCGCTGGCCATCGCGGTGGCGATGCGCGAGGCGCGGCACCTCGGCAAATCGGCCGCGCTGGTGACGCCGGATCGCGCGCTGGCGCGGCGGGTGATGGCGGCGCTGACGCGCTGGAATCTCGCATTCAACGATTCCGGTGGTGACGCGCTGATGGATACGCCAAGCGGCGTCTTCGCCCGCTTGGCCTCGGAAGCTGCCACGAAAGGGCTGGAGCCGCCGACCCTGCTTGCGCTCTTGAAGCATCCGCTGTTTCGGCTCGGCGGCGCCCATGGTGCGTTCAAACGTGCGGTTGAGGTTCTCGAACTGGCGCTGCTACGCGGCACCCGGCCGCAGGCGGGAACGGCCGGCCTGGCACGCGACTTCGGTCGTTTCCGCGTCGAGCTCAAAAAGCTCCGAAGCCATGAGACATCCTCGCTGCACGCCGCCGAACCGCGGGCGAAGTTGAGAGACGAGGAGCTCGACCAGGCGCAAGCGTTGATCGCGTTGTTGCAGAAGGCGCTGGAGCCGCTCGAAATCATGGGCAGTTCAAAGCCGTTCGATTTCGCCGAGCTGGCGCAGCGCCACCGCGAAACGCTGATCGCATTGTCATCTGACCAGAACGGCGTTGTCGCCGTCTTCGAGGACGCACAAGGCGCCGCGCTGGCTGCTGCCTTCGATGACCTCCTGGCCGAGCAAAAGCCGAGCGGGCTGATGGTTCAGCCCGGCGATTACCCTGATGTGTTCCAGACCGCCTATGCCGACCGCATCGTGCGACGGCCGGAATTGGCGAACGCACAGCTTCAGATCTACGGCCAGCTCGAAGCGCGGCTGACCGAATCCGACCGCGTCATTCTCGGCGGGCTGGTCGAAGGCGTATGGCCGCCGGCGCCGCGGGTCGATCCCTGGCTGAGCCGGCCGATGCGCCATGAACTCGGCCTCGACCTGCCGGAGCGACGCATCGGCCTTTCCGCGCACGACTTTGCGCAACTGCTCGGAACGGAAGATGTGATCCTGACCCACGCCGCCAAGGTCGGCGGCGCGCCGGCGGTCGCCTCGCGCTTCCTGCACCGGCTGGAGGCGGTGGCCGGCGAAGCGCGCTGGGATGAAGCGAAAAAGGCTGGAGAAAAGTACGTCCGATTCGCGGAAGAGCTGGACCAGCCCGACGACGTCAAACCGATCGAGCAACCCGCGCCAAAACCGCCGGTCGCGACGCGGCCGACAAAACTGTCGGTCACGGCGATCGAGGACTGGCTGCGCGATCCCTATACGATCTACGCGAAATATATTTTGCACCTCGATCCGCTCGACCCCGTCGATATGCCGCTGTCGGCGGCCGACCGCGGCTCGGCGATCCACGACGCGCTCGGGGAATTCACGCAGGAATTCGCCGACGCACTTCCTCCGCAGCCGGCGCTGGTGCTGCGCCGGATCGGCGAAAAATATTTCGCGCCGCTGATGGAGCGCCCCGAGGCGCGCGCGCTGTGGTGGCCGCGGTTTCAGCGCATCGCCGCTTGGTTTGCCGATTGGGAGCTGGCGCGGCGCGACAACATCGAAAAGATCGCCGCCGAGATCAGGGGCGAGATCAAGATCCCGCTCGATGGCGAGCGCATCTTCACGCTGTCGGCGCGTGCCGACCGGATCGAGCAGCGCCACGACGGCCGCTTTGCGATCCTCGATTACAAGACCGGCCAGCCGCCGACCGGCAAGCAGGTGCGAATGGGCCTGTCGCCGCAACTGACGCTGGAGGCCGCGATCCTGCGCGAGGGCGGCTTTGAGAATATCCACGCCGGCTCCTCCGTCGGCGAGCTCGTCTATGTCAGGCTCAGCGGCAACAATCCGCCTGGGGAGCAACGGACGCTGGAGCTGAAGATCAGGAACAACGACACGCCGCAGCCGCCGGACGAGGCGGCCGATTACGCCCTTGAGCAACTCGAAGCCCTGATCCGCAAGTTCGAGATCGAGGAGACCGCCTACACGTCGCTGAATCTCTCCATGTGGTCGAACCGCTACGGCGCCTATGACGATCTCGCCCGCATCAAGGAGTGGTCGGCGGCCGGCGGCTTGGGGATCGAGGAATGGTGA
- the trxA gene encoding thioredoxin produces the protein MAVGKVSDADFEAEVLKATGPVVVDFWAEWCGPCRMIAPALDEISGAMGDKVKIVKLNVDESPKTASKYGVMSIPTLMIFKGGEMASRQVGAAPKAKLQQWITAAV, from the coding sequence ATGGCCGTTGGCAAGGTTTCTGACGCCGATTTCGAAGCCGAAGTGCTCAAGGCGACCGGGCCGGTGGTCGTCGACTTCTGGGCCGAATGGTGCGGTCCGTGCCGCATGATCGCCCCTGCCCTCGACGAGATCTCCGGCGCCATGGGCGACAAGGTCAAGATCGTCAAGCTGAACGTCGACGAGAGCCCGAAGACCGCCTCGAAATACGGCGTGATGTCGATTCCGACCCTGATGATCTTCAAGGGCGGCGAGATGGCCTCCCGCCAGGTCGGCGCGGCGCCGAAGGCGAAGCTGCAGCAGTGGATCACCGCGGCGGTCTGA
- a CDS encoding ATP-dependent DNA ligase, translating to MEARSVDEIPKGAEWQYEPKWDGFRCLMSRRGGIVDLRSKSGEDLARYFPELIQAALALKAREFVLDGEIVVPHGKSFSFDDLLQRIHPAASRVKKLSQETPALFLAFDLLASAADNKLAASALRQRRPALEAFAKTQFKSQKTFRLSPATTNYATAQKWLKQAGGGSDGVIAKRLDLPYQAGNRDGMQKIKKFRSADCVVGGFRYATNKIANRKVVGSLLLGLYDDEGRLHHVGFTSAIKQADKPALTDKLEPLIAPPGFTGNAPGGPSRWSTDRSAKWCPLKPKLVIEVCYDHFSGERFRHGTSILRWRPDKAPRQCRFDQLKQKAADPMKLLK from the coding sequence ATGGAGGCACGCTCGGTCGACGAAATCCCGAAGGGTGCGGAATGGCAGTACGAGCCGAAATGGGATGGCTTTCGCTGCCTGATGTCCCGCCGCGGCGGAATCGTCGATCTCCGCTCCAAATCCGGCGAGGATCTCGCCCGCTATTTTCCCGAACTGATCCAGGCCGCGCTGGCGCTAAAGGCACGCGAATTCGTGCTCGACGGCGAAATCGTCGTGCCGCACGGAAAATCATTTTCGTTCGACGACCTGCTGCAGCGGATTCATCCCGCCGCGAGCCGGGTCAAGAAATTGTCGCAGGAAACGCCGGCGCTGTTTCTCGCGTTCGATCTCTTGGCGTCAGCCGCGGACAACAAGCTCGCCGCATCTGCCTTGCGCCAGCGCCGTCCCGCGCTGGAGGCCTTTGCCAAGACGCAGTTCAAATCGCAGAAAACGTTTCGTCTCTCGCCGGCCACGACAAACTATGCGACCGCGCAAAAATGGCTGAAGCAGGCCGGCGGCGGCTCGGACGGCGTGATCGCCAAGCGCCTCGACCTGCCCTATCAGGCCGGCAACCGCGATGGCATGCAGAAGATCAAGAAATTCCGCAGCGCCGATTGCGTGGTCGGCGGCTTCCGCTACGCCACCAACAAGATCGCGAACCGCAAGGTCGTCGGCTCGCTGCTGCTCGGCCTCTATGACGACGAGGGACGCCTGCATCACGTCGGCTTCACTTCCGCGATCAAGCAGGCGGACAAGCCGGCGCTGACGGACAAGCTCGAGCCGCTGATCGCGCCGCCAGGCTTCACGGGCAATGCGCCGGGCGGGCCGAGCCGGTGGTCGACCGATCGCTCGGCCAAGTGGTGTCCGCTCAAACCCAAGCTCGTGATCGAGGTCTGCTACGACCATTTCAGCGGCGAGCGCTTCCGCCACGGCACGTCCATCCTGCGCTGGCGACCCGACAAGGCGCCGCGGCAATGCCGTTTCGATCAACTCAAGCAGAAGGCCGCGGACCCGATGAAGCTGTTGAAGTGA
- a CDS encoding DUF2231 domain-containing protein, protein MTNPKSTAQIAGHPIHPMLIPFPVACFVLAFVSDIAFWRTSNDFWASASLWLLGIGLIMAALAAIVGVIDLFGDNRIRNLNDAWLHAGGNVIAVLIQLYNWYLRYTDGTSAIIPTGLVLSFIVVLILLFTGWKGWEMVYREHVGVSDETPVTH, encoded by the coding sequence ATGACCAACCCCAAATCGACCGCGCAGATCGCCGGTCACCCCATCCATCCCATGCTGATTCCATTTCCCGTCGCCTGTTTCGTGCTGGCGTTTGTTTCCGATATCGCGTTCTGGAGAACGTCGAACGACTTCTGGGCCAGCGCTTCGCTGTGGCTGCTCGGCATCGGCCTGATCATGGCCGCGCTCGCCGCCATCGTCGGCGTGATCGACCTGTTCGGCGACAACCGCATCCGCAACCTCAACGATGCCTGGCTGCACGCCGGCGGCAACGTCATTGCGGTGCTGATACAGCTCTACAACTGGTATTTGCGCTACACCGACGGAACGTCTGCCATCATCCCAACAGGTCTGGTGCTGTCGTTCATCGTCGTACTCATCCTGCTCTTCACCGGCTGGAAGGGCTGGGAGATGGTTTATCGCGAGCATGTCGGCGTCTCCGATGAGACCCCTGTGACGCACTGA